Proteins from a single region of Engystomops pustulosus chromosome 5, aEngPut4.maternal, whole genome shotgun sequence:
- the SELENON gene encoding selenoprotein N — protein MTTDLRKRKKDTELNNAVAHQETVDKKKDKKEKASFCLRFFRWTLVLLLLVVLVVGVRLYRDNELVRRQEAALRALGMEGLLLFSSLDADKDLYISPEEFRPIAEKFTGITPAFDYEEEDNLDPNGETLSISARFQPLLMETMTKSKDGFLGITNSALSGLRNWTTPVVPNTVFFARQFKAFLPPKNKVGVGDPWWIIPSELNIFTGYLPNNRIYPPPPKGKEVLIHKLLSIFHPRPFVKTRFAPQGAVACIRAVSDFYYDIVFRIHAEFQLNEPPNFPFWFSPGQFTGHIVISKDASHVRYFKMFVPNNRTLNVDMEWLYGASESSNMEVDIGYMPQMELESLGPSIPSVIYDENGDVIDSRNPDGEPMEFVFEEINWESEISWEHAAKKLEVTMYPFKKVSYFPFTEAFDRAFAEKKLVHSVLLWGALDDQSCUGSGRTLRETVLESLPVLALLNESFVSSWSLVKELEELQSQKENRSYATYASLHLEKYNFPVEMMICLPNGTVVHHINANYFLDITSVKPEEVDSSLFSFSDGLEDVSTSTYVTFLREGLEKARPYLES, from the coding sequence ATGACCACTGATCTTCGCAAAAGGAAGAAAGATACAGAATTGAATAATGCCGTCGCTCATCAAGAAACTGTGGACAAAAAGAAAGACAAGAAAGAAAAAGCTTCTTTTTGCTTGAGGTTCTTCCGGTGGACGCTGGTTCTCCTGTTGCTCGTGGTCCTAGTGGTCGGTGTGCGCTTGTACCGTGATAATGAACTGGTGAGGCGGCAGGAGGCGGCTCTGCGGGCtctgggtatggagggtctccttCTATTCTCCTCACTTGATGCCGACAAAGATCTGTACATAAGTCCAGAAGAGTTCAGACCTATCGCTGAGAAATTCACAGGGATCACTCCAGCTTTCGACTATGAAGAAGAGGACAACCTGGATCCTAACGGGGAGACCCTAAGTATCTCTGCACGGTTTCAGCCACTGCTCATGGAGACCATGACCAAGAGCAAAGACGGTTTCCTAGGGATCACTAACAGTGCTCTTTCAGGACTGAGAAACTGGACAACACCAGTGGTGCCCAACACTGTGTTTTTTGCGCGGCAGTTCAAGGCTTTCCTCCCACCCAAAAACAAAGTGGGCGTTGGAGATCCTTGGTGGATCATCCCGAGTGAGCTCAACATCTTCACCGGTTACTTACCCAATAATCGAATTTACCCTCCGCCACCCAAGGGGAAAGAGGTCCTCATCCATAAACTTCTCTCCATCTTCCACCCTCGCCCCTTCGTAAAGACCAGGTTCGCGCCCCAGGGTGCGGTGGCTTGTATCCGAGCGGTCAGTGACTTCTACTATGATATCGTCTTTCGCATCCATGCCGAGTTCCAACTCAATGAGCCACCAAATTTCCCGTTCTGGTTCTCACCTGGGCAGTTCACCGGCCATATAGTCATCTCCAAGGACGCTTCCCACGTCCGATACTTCAAAATGTTTGTGCCAAATAACAGGACTCTGAACGTGGACATGGAATGGTTGTATGGGGCGAGTGAAAGCAGCAACATGGAGGTGGACATTGGCTACATGCCCCAAATGGAATTGGAGTCTTTAGGTCCATCCATCCCCTCAGTGATCTACGATGAAAATGGAGACGTCATCGATAGTCGGAATCCCGATGGGGAACCTATGGAGTTTGTATTCGAGGAGATAAACTGGGAATCTGAGATTAGTTGGGAACATGCAGCCAAAAAACTTGAAGTCACCATGTATCCCTTTAAGAAGGTTTCCTATTTTCCGTTCACGGAAGCTTTCGATCGAGCATTTGCCGAAAAGAAACTTGTGCACTCGGTCTTACTCTGGGGTGCACTGGACGATCAGTCCTGCTGAGGTTCGGGGCGAACTCTTCGGGAGACGGTCCTGGAGAGTTTGCCCGTTCTTGCTTTGCTCAATGAGAGCTTCGTCAGTAGTTGGTCGCTGGTGAAGGAACTCGAAGAACTTCAAAGCCAGAAAGAAAACCGTTCATATGCAACGTACGCGTCGCTCCACCTGGAGAAGTACAACTTTCCGGTGGAGATGATGATCTGTCTACCTAACGGAACCGTCGTGCACCATATTAATGCCAATTATTTCCTGGATATCACCTCCGTGAAGCCAGAAGAGGTGGACTCCAGCCTGTTCAGCTTCTCCGATGGCCTGGAAGATGTGTCCACTTCCACCTATGTCACATTTTTGAGAGAAGGGTTGGAGAAAGCGAGACCTTATTTGGAGTCCTAG